CCTCCAGAGTTGAACAAACTCTCTGTTACGTGAAAGCTTACATTGCACATTCCTATATGTTAAGGACCACAATATATAGGACATCATTTGGATATTTTTTTTTGGAAGTCATTTCTGgcatttcatatccaaaaatttATCCTTTGTCTGGACAAGCAGGGAAAGGCCAACGTGAGAATATCCTATAATTTACTATAACATGGGTCCttaaattatttatatgtatgtgtattcttAACTGGCTTGAAATAGACATTCTATAAACTTCTTGGTTTATTATTCTATAGACTATACACCTTGTCATCTTCCACAAAATTCTTGGCATTCTGTTTTTATACTTCGCTGTTTTTTTCTATTCAATTATTATTTTATAACGTGACACAGAAGGAAGTTGGAACATGACTAAACTACTTCTTctcattttatttttgtttttcttttggttCTGTtgaacaattaattaatcccccTGCATCAGTATTATTACAACCTAATAAATAGGTCTATTGAATATCTGAATAGGGTTAAGCTTCCTTCCTCAAAAACATAAACAGACCATTACAACAAAAAGGAAGGGAAAAAGTGTAAGAAATATATTTGATGCTCATAAAATGGTAAATATCTACCTGCGTTCATACCAAACCAAACAATTTGACTTTAGCAATTAAAACTTAAAGTTAGAATAACTATCATGTAAACATAGTTAAGAGATAAATGTTCGTTTAAAAAACACGTCTTTCGTATATTCATTTGGCGTAAACATCGGTACGGATAAATTTTATGCCTCATATAATTCATATAAACTTGCATACTTATATCCTACTGCTCGAATTTGATCACGAGATATCTCAACATATCTGTCctacttcaattttttttaataaagaaataatgaagaTGGAGAAAACATGCGTTAGGAATAGGATTTTGAATTTGGAAATTTATAAGGTATATTAGTCCAGGCTGTCAAGTTGATTTTCAAGCTTGGATTGACAGTTGACACCACGTCTGTCACGAGGTAAATTTACGAATATATTGTACTTTTAAACTTATGGGTCCCgattaaatattttttgaaattttaataatttcgtagttatatttatattttttgtgtTAAAAGATTGAGTCTGGTTAAACCATCGACATAGCTTCATCCACCTCTGTCCCTCCTTCACATCTACCccaaagatttaaaaaaaaaaaaaaaaaaaaaaaaaaaatgaaaaggttGAATGACCATGAAGAACAACTGAGCAAAGGCACTAGTCCATTGGTGAGTTTTTAACAAGACCCTCAGTTGCTTAGGGAAAATGAAAAAGTTAAATGACCAAGGCACTAGTCCACTGGTGAGTTTTTAACAAGACCCTTAGTTGCTTCATATAAAAATAAGTAATTGAAACCATTTATTCAACATACAACAAAAATGCACCTAGTCTCCTTCACCTTTTTTGCCTTGACAAAATTGTTCCTACTTCAATAtcatttaattaaataaaatttgaggtaaaaaaaaaaaacacattcgCTCAGTGTTCAAAATTCTAACCCTGTATTAAGTACTATATAATATTTATTCATCGAAGATTGGAAACAATTTTTTTGTTGTTCCCTCTGTCCCGTGATTAATATTGTTCTCTGTGAATTGTGATGCACCAATACttcttgaaaagaaaaaaaaatgtaaagtcAGACTTCAACAGTAGTAATTAAAATATAATTTCCATAATTTCAAATTCAAGTGGCAAATGAATTAATAGTGCATATTTCGCAAACTTTTGAGTGTGAAAGAGGAAATATCAAAACTAAGGAAGGAAAAATTAGGGAGACACTCACTCAGAGTctcatatatttttaaaaaacttttAGTATGTTTTATAAGGTTCATATTGACAATCTTTTGTAATATTTAATATGGATAAGTTCGTCATTTGGACATGATATTGCGATGTGTATCGTGATGGAAACTTATGCATCCTTAATAAACATCAATTGTTTAAATTGGTGGTTGATGAATCTATAATTATATCTTTTTTCGAATAGTCTTATTGATGATCTAAGGCATAATTTCCTTCATAATCACCTATGTCCCTCATCTTTTGATTTGTTTTGTCACCGGTTTGAATGATTGTAAGGTTTAATATATTCACATAATAAGTATAGCAATAATGTTATATTAGATTAACTTTTAACGTCTAATATATTCCCATGATGAGTGTCGCAAAAAATACGAGAGTATAGATGTGTGGTCATACAAAATTGATATAGAGTTAATGATTACATTTGTGAGGAAGTATAACAATAATGTTATATTAGATTAACTTTTAACGTCTAATATATTCGCATGATGAGTGGCGCAAAAAATACGAGAGTATAGATGTGTGGTCATACAAAATTGATATAGAGTTAATGATTACATTTGTGAGGAGGTATGTACTCGCAAGACATCGACCACAAACCCTAGCGCATATATATAGCCTTTTCCATAGAAATATTCAATATAAATTCAGTACGCTTGACAAGATCTCTTTGCAAGTAACACATACatgataaaatgaaaaatatcgcTTTATATTATTTGTTCATGTCGTACGTCCACTTATAAATGCACCGGTCCATAGATATAAAATTATAACAATTGATGAAGGTGATGAGAGGGAAAAAGTAGACCTAAATATATGTTGCATGAAATTGTTTCGTAAGACCTACAACTGCTTCGAATATATTCTAACTTAACTAAAACTACTACACATCAAAGAAAAAAGTTTAATAAATGTTAGTAGGGATTGTGGTTTAatcatggtatatatatatatatatatatttatttatttttcagtcCAACATTTTTAAAAGTTCCAATCTTGACAGAGATTAATTTCTATGCCAATTAAACTGATAAAGAGCTTTTAAAATTAAATAACCTTTTCTTTTAATATTGAAATGAGACGAATCTAAATGAAGCTACATGAGTAATGAGGATTCATGTACGGTTTACCGATCCTAACTAGCTTAGAAAACGAGCCGATCATGCAAATTTAGTAAGAATTAGGGTATAATTAAAAAAATCCATATAAACAACTCAATTAGTTGGGACCATGAACCCCAATCTGTTGGGATTATGAACCCCAAATCTATTGGGACTAGTTTCAATTTGGATTGGGTTACTTTCCATTTCTCCTCTCTTTACTTTCTCAAGTTCTAGCTTAGATTAGGGACACATAGCATAAGTTAAAATTAATAgctaagatttaattgactaaaacaaAGTCCTAACCATGGTTTAGATAATTAAATAACTTGTccataaattaaattattttctctctctcttcctatttttccTCCCCCAGCCGTATAGTCGTCCTTCCTTATCCATTTTCTATTTTTTAGGGATCAAACATTTGTAATTTGTGTGTTTTTCATTGCAGTAATTAGATAGCACTTCTTCCACTACATGAAAATGCCACTTATGGAGGCTGCTATAGGGCAAGTTTCATGACATTATCTTCACAAATTTTATTAGGCTAGGCTAATTGTGTAGCAAAGAGGAAATCTGAGTTGCTTTGAATTATTACAAAAACGTTAATAATAGATTTAATAAGAATATGTGTGAATAAGATAATCATAGTGGTCTTGTGTGATTAAGGCACCTAGTTAATAAAAAATATTGCAGTGTCATATCCCTGCGATTTCTGACTTTAAAGAGAAAACTCCAAAGAAAAATTGCAATGAAATGATTAActcaaaaaaaaagaaatggaAGATAAATTGTAAGTTATTAGTTCAATTAAAATTGGAAGATTAGTGATACGGCTGTGGAAGAaaaaataggaagagagagaaaagtttTTAATTTTATGGACAagttatttgattatttaaatcaTGGTTAGGATTTTATTTTAGTCAATTAAAtgttaaccattaattttaacttATGTCATGTGTCCCTAATGGAGAGGAGCCCAATCCTTTTAATTTGTGCTTGGTAGACCCATTAAaaagatttaatttttttttttttaaagtcctACTGTAATCAAGCAATCCCTAGGTGCACTCTTCTTCTCTCCCCacaaagtaaataaataaatgaaaacaaaagaaaaaataggCTAGGAGGGTATCCTTTGAATATACGCTTTCTGTAGTGAGATAGGCAAGAAATGTacaaaaaaatttaatattttataGGCACACTGTTGCCCACAGTTGACCAAACTACTAATCACGTGCATAACCTCTTTCCTTATCATTATTATGACTAACTAACATTGAAATTAGGGGAAAGGGTAAAAATACCCCTCTATTTTagaaaaagggttaaaaatatcATTCGAACTTATTTTGGATCAAAAATATCCCTtacatccttaaagttttcaaatatacccctgtcttgatggaaattatcccccaaaataacccgaaatcatttttttaagcccactccatcatttaaaccccacccaactaaataataacccctAAGATCCCCTTATTTCCCCAATACGTAGGTTTGAAGTGTCACGCCCCTAACCATGgcttgggcgtaacacggcactcgggccttgcttgcatgtgtccgagcgaacctcatggcttgcttgtcaacatgagcatcaaaacaatatgatctatatgatgcaatttaaatgaatcatgaaaaatgtaatttgcggaataaagtcttgaaattatctcatagcatgaaatatcatgcaAACATAAGAGTCTGCAAACATGAAGGCATAACTGACTCtatgaactaacatctgtctatgaaacctctaaaacatgtctgaatactaactaccaggacatggccctggactaccataaactgaatactaatgcagacttcatgttgaaccccgagaggagtggggctcaccaataagctgataactgaagtgatcctactgcgtaggtgtatgctcctgaaaatcggtatttGCACCGTGAAGTGTAAGCCcagggcaaaagggacgttagtacatggtgaatagtactagtatgtaagacgtgctgaaatgaagaacatggcacaacataggtataggacatgaactgaaactgaatgtaacttgaacatgagcatgaaacgtgagtaaagtctgaaaacaggaaatcaatggaaatacatgtatgtaaaactgcttgtaacgtggggaacgctatagtataaccgacaacatgatctggtacttgcgtcctaccaacagaatactcacaccttgccaggaatatgagatttaagtaataataagcatgtaaggatccaaactgcataatgaaagtgttgcctccttgctgacaacccttatcctacggtggcaacgtagtttcaggctatatgagccttctcggttaactaagcaattcccaaaaacatgaacatgatatagttggctaagaagcccatgattttcgtgaaataacttgtaaataacttgtaatcatgatttcacgaaataacttgtaacatggtttcatgaaatatcttgtaatatggtttcatgagataacttgtcatagctttgcaaacatgttcttgattcatgagtaataacaatagttcataattatatatataattgacttgaaaacatgcttgtaacttgctagataaaatcataaagtttcatataaacataatgagaacacatgaggaagaattcatgattcatggattaagctagggttcctaataaccgtaatggaagattaggaatacaataacgaatatagatacaaaattcatgtacataaatacataaatacgggctaccaatatgttgggtttaatgccttaggatttgaacttcatgaatatcaagaaacggagcatggggaagaacgtagagattcccacatgtggatggaagttctacacaccttaattgctccaaaatttgaattaaagacttgagttttggagaagatttcctaaatcttgattcttgaaccttgagatgggttttcttgaaaaccctagtttaggaacaatgatttcttgcttagatgattaaagtatatgttagaattgggttggaagggtttggattgacttaccttgatgttttggattgttgctagggcttggaattgtgaataatgaaataaaagaactcaaggcttgaatttatacaaaagtgaggcggaagttatatggacgtattatacggtccgtataatatgaccatatttcatCATGGCTGAACAGAAATTCGATTTGGAGCGTCATGAAGTACggacgacttatacggtccgtataaaattatatgggccgtataagtagttcgtataacatgaccagtgaacaGACTGCTCTGtactccttcagtaaaatggccataaataTTTGTACAAATGTCtccttgacccccataatataccgttggaaaggtatttcaaagggctacaactttcaagaaggaaatttTCACAAATTCCTAACGCAAGTACCTAAAAACAAGCCATAAGTACAGACTGTcctagacttagacgaatttagaaggccttaagaacttcactttttggtttgacttcaaaacgactgtttatcacccgagttcatcccaaatagattcgtatagctaaaatatcacctttatactagattcatacatttatacctaattcggatttacgggatgttacatgaAGTTTGAGGGAATTGAGGGAATAAGAgaatcttatgggttattatttagttgggtcgggtttaaaaaataatttcgggttattttgaggataatttccgtcaagacaggggtatatttgaaaactttaaggatgagagggaTATTTTTAATCCAAAATAAGTTCAGAGAATATTTTTAGCCATTTTTCCagagtagaggggtattttttatCCTTTTCCCTTGAAATTAATTTTATTCCTCAATTTTTTGCTCCTTTCCATTCGTCCATGACTAAATAAGTAGTATAGTTCAAATTCTCAAGTTTTGTCCattatcaaaatttattgtttttagaatatgttttggagaaagaGGAAATGAGGATAAAGGAAAAGAAAGATAAATTCCGGAAACTACATTCAAATAGTTCTTATTAACTTTTTGGATGAGAAATGTAATGACTTGACAATAAAGCAGGAATCCAATTAGACTCTAAATTTTCTCGACTTATTGAAGCAATAAGTGGCTAAAAAGAAATTTTCTTTTTCCTCTATATTATTCTTTTCCCTTTCTTAAGCAATCTAAAATCTAAATAATGGGAAGAAGAATGTGGAAATTTCTTCTTTTGTCTCTAATTTCCAGGATTCACACTTTTCTCACTGCTTTTCCTCTCATTTCATATTTGAAGTTTAATAAAAAGATGATTTTTCTTTTCCAATTGTTTCTGAAGATGATATTACCTTGCGGACATTATGCATATAATGTACGTTTTTTTTACATgagatttttattaaaaaaatcattttcttcaatttaaaCTATAAATGACATTTCCTCAAAAAAAATTATATCTTTTCCCGGATTAATATAATGAAACCGTCTTCAAATTTACCGTAATTAATTAAATCCGTGTAGGAAAATTACTTTTCCGTGAGAAGTTTCAAGTAAAACATTTTCCCCCCTTTTTGTGGGTTTCCCCCGTAGTACTCTTTACTTCATGGCAATCGTTGTTAATTACTAACTTCTAATATTGATTATAGAATTGTTTCTTGATGGCTGATGCATTTGACATATCAATTCTGATCGACTGAGATAATGAAAAAAGGTTTAAATTGGATTAACTCCATTAATAACCCTTTCAAACGACTCTTACCTGGGAACAAGTTGAAAGTGcaatcaatttcatcaattcTGTAATTTTGGTTAAAATAAATCTTCCATTAACTACCTTATTTCTTACTCTTTCCCTCTAAAACTATTTATCGTGTTTCTCTCTTACGCGTTTCTTAAAAAAATGTTAATTAGGAGGGATTTTAACTATGTTAATTTTATTTATGTTAATCTCTCCATAATTTATATGTTTGTAATCTTTAAGAGCAATAAACCAAGGATAAAATAGGAACAGAACAATAAATTTTGTCCGCAACTTTTAAAATCCCAAATAATTTAAGACAATTACTTTTTAGAAAGCACaaaaaataatttgagacggagtaTGAGCCAAATGTAAATACAAACTGGTGGCAATTCTTGAGATTCCATTTTGGAGAGTGGACAACCCATTATAACCGCAACACCTCTCCTTCCTCACCACAATTATCACCAAATTGCAAAAACCAGAAAAACTCTTTATCACTGAAAAACCTTTCATTTTTCTTCTGGATTTGCCATTATTTATATGCAAAAAAACACACATAAAAAGTTTGTTGAGTGTACAGAAGAAGAAAAATCAGAACTTTATGGGTTATCTATCATGTAAAGCTGAATCTTCCATATCAATTTCCAATTCTCAGAGTTGTAAAACCACTCCCAAGAAAACCCATAATCAAGAAAAGGAAAAACCCATCAAAATTCAAGAGTTTAACTACAAAGATCTTGAATTAGCCACTAATGGTTTCTCTGAACAAAAACTTCTTGGTAGAGGTAGCCATGGACTTGTTTATAAAGGTATACTTCGTAATGGTCGTCTTGTAGCTGTTAAAAGGTCTTCTAGAAATGTTGTTTCAAGAATCACCACTTCATCTGATAATTGTAATGAGGTAGAGAATGAAATTGATATTCTTTCCAAATTACAAAGCCCAAGATTGGTTAACCTTGTTGGTTTTTCTAATGATTCTCATGACACTCTTTTGGTTGTTGAGTTTATGTCCAATGGTACACTTTATGATGTCCTTCACTCCAATTCTCGTCCACTTAGTTGGGGTAGAAGGATAAAAATGGCTTTACAAACTGCTAAAGCTGTTGATATTTTACATTCTTTGACTCCTCCTGTTATTCATCGTGATATTAAGTCTGCTAATGTGTTGATAGATAGGAATTTCAATGCTCGTTTGGGTGATTTTGGGTTAGCGTTAAGGTGTCATCTTGATGATTTTAGGTTGAGGTCTACTCCTCCTGCTGGTACTATGGGTTATCTTGATCCATGTTATGTGACTCCTGATAATTTGAGTACAAAAACTGATGTTTTTAGTTTTGGGATTTTGTTGTTGGAGATTATTAGTGGGAGGAAAGCTATTGATGTAGCGTATTCCCCGCCGTCTATTGTGGATTGGGCGATTCCGTTGATTAAGAGAGGGAAGCTCTTGGCTGTATACGATCCGAGGATTCCGCCTCCCAAGGATCCTTGTGTAAGAAAGCAATTGGCGGTTGTGGCTGCGAAATGTGTGAGGTCATGTAGGGAGAGGAGGCCAACAATGAAGGAGGTGTCCGAATGTTTGAGTGGGTTGAGTAAGTTGGTACCTTTACATTCTTGGAATGGTTTTACCAATCCTTGTTTGATGGTTGAGACAGTAGGCCGACCTGTGGAGTCTAGAAAAGTTAGTAAACAAAGAGATTTGGATGGTGGAGATGCTGGACTTGCAACGCCAATGAGGAATTCGCCGAGGGTTTACTCTGACTTGGGTTTGCGCAGCAATTTGATGGATTTAATGGCTGGAAATGATGGGCTGTCTGAATTTCAGGGAGATGGCGACGGGGTTGAACCTAAGCCAAAATCTATTAGTAGAGCTTTGAGCTGCAGATATGTAAGTGGCTCAGTTGTTGGTAGAAGAAACCATGAGACTTTAGTTCACAGCAATGGTAGAGGAGGTACATCCCGTTCGAGAAGAAACAGTTCAGTTGGTGAGCATTCAGATAGGGATTAAAGAGCTGATATGATTGTTAGTTCAAATCTCTTGAACTCTGGATGCCAACTTGCCAATCTCAGTAGAGCATTGCAATATTTGGAAAGTCATTCGGAATCTCTTTCTGATTTGATGAGCAAGTCAAGCTACTTCCTGGAAGCTGCTGTTGCTTTCAAATCGTATGGAAGTAAGATATTGTAGGGTTGTCGAATTCTTTATGCTCTTATTTTAGAGCATTAGTAAATTCGATTTGATTAGTCATGTATGTTGCTCAAGAGCACACCTGTTGTACTTTTCACAAATTGTTCATCCTTTCTTCTGTATTTCAATTGTTGATATTATATGAATAGTGACAAATGATTAGCTTCCATATGTTACTGGCGTATGCCAAAACTCATTGACGGCATGCTTATATTTACTTGTCTGCATAAAAAGCATAAATATCCTAATTCCTCATTGGAACTCCATGAGAGGGAAGATGAACCTTTAATGCTGTTACATAATGCATTTTTCTCGTTAACTGCAAGGGGAATGAAC
The sequence above is a segment of the Lycium barbarum isolate Lr01 chromosome 6, ASM1917538v2, whole genome shotgun sequence genome. Coding sequences within it:
- the LOC132644820 gene encoding serine/threonine-protein kinase-like protein At3g51990, giving the protein MGYLSCKAESSISISNSQSCKTTPKKTHNQEKEKPIKIQEFNYKDLELATNGFSEQKLLGRGSHGLVYKGILRNGRLVAVKRSSRNVVSRITTSSDNCNEVENEIDILSKLQSPRLVNLVGFSNDSHDTLLVVEFMSNGTLYDVLHSNSRPLSWGRRIKMALQTAKAVDILHSLTPPVIHRDIKSANVLIDRNFNARLGDFGLALRCHLDDFRLRSTPPAGTMGYLDPCYVTPDNLSTKTDVFSFGILLLEIISGRKAIDVAYSPPSIVDWAIPLIKRGKLLAVYDPRIPPPKDPCVRKQLAVVAAKCVRSCRERRPTMKEVSECLSGLSKLVPLHSWNGFTNPCLMVETVGRPVESRKVSKQRDLDGGDAGLATPMRNSPRVYSDLGLRSNLMDLMAGNDGLSEFQGDGDGVEPKPKSISRALSCRYVSGSVVGRRNHETLVHSNGRGGTSRSRRNSSVGEHSDRD